The Thunnus maccoyii chromosome 15, fThuMac1.1, whole genome shotgun sequence DNA segment CTCGCCATGATGGGACCGGTGCTAACGGAAATGCTGGCCGTCTGGAAACACCCAAGTGTAAAAGGTTCCGCATACAAGAAACACTACATAAATCAACGCTAGGTGACGCTTCACTCAACTGTTCTCTTAAATGAACTCGGTGCTGTTTTGGAGTTGTCTTtatagcagtttttttttagagatttcGCTACATATATATTCGTTGTAAcgtttatgttattttttattgttatttagaGATGTGCTTTTTAAGATTTACAACTCAGAACAAAATAAATAGCCTACTTTATAAATCTTTTGGTAACCTTGCCAACATTTCAGGTTCATAAAAGTAGATACTGGATTACAATACTTAATCCAAATCATTTAGCACTTTATTATCCCTTAAAGACTCTACTGTAGCCTATGTAACATAATcttaaagcccccctccactcaaaaatgtgtttttgttcttattcctacagttggatgtttaagccccactgtgcagaatgatgtatgtgtaagcttgttttcacattcatctgctgaaagtggaaatttCTGTGTCCACTGAAAATCCGATTTTTAGGGGTGGGCCTACaagcgtgatttgtgacatcactacTAGTATTGAAGCCAATgctggtccaatattcaacttacacaaatgtgatgtgaaaacttgaagcctccagagaGTGTTTTGATATGTCTCAGTACATGTCTCGATACATGTTTCTATGCTAGAAAATAAGTAATAGCATACATCTCCTGAAGAAGACACACATTTTGAGGTTCAAATTAAGTTTCTACACCCAACGGTGCAGCAATCTCACTAATAAAGAGCGAAGATAACAACAGTGTGATTAACAGAAAGGCAAATAAAAATTCAGGTCCTTACAGCACAGTGAACCAAACAGCAGTTATAATAGTCTCTGTAAAGGGAGATAGCTTTCAGGGGAATCACAGCTTTATTAaactgttgtcatagcaacaggGACAGAAGTGTCCAGTGTTATCCTTTCATTGGGGtcattctcttcttcttctcatcccTGGGCTGCTGTTGTCCTTGCCCTCTCTCCATCTGAGGTCAGCCAGCGGTGAATGCTGCCCTGGATGGTATTTCTAATTTGCATTAAAAAGTGCCTTTAAATGTCCTTTCTCTGTATGAAATACCAGGTGAGGTGAACTGCCATGTTGTTGTAACTCTATAGCGTACTGTACCTGCATGGTGCCACAGGGAGGAAGGCTGAGACAACCTGCGCAGATAACATCACACCTCCTTTTGTTGGATGAATGCACTGCATCATGTTTCCAGAGACAAACCTTCTGATCCAGACCTGATGAGATATTCTTGgcaatgtgtgagtgtgtgagaaagaaagaaagaatgaaagaaagaaagaaagaaagaaagaaagaaagaaagaaaggaaggaagaaaggagagaagagaagagaagagaagagaagagaagagaagagaagagaagagaagagaagagaagagaagagaagagaagagaaggagagactagaagttaaagaaaattaagttttattcCATTTGGGGATCAAAATTTCTCCCTGACATACTTAGAGAGagttcaaaaaatgtatttattaatttattttaactttatttgttcctatgtatttattttgtttgttattccCATTTGGCCTTCTACTATAGTTAGTGATAGTATCATTAAGTCTTGATAAGAAATGAGTGATTGACCTATTTTTTATACCATTacaacacatgtacagtagGAGGGGTCACTTGAGGTAATGGAATAGAGACCTACTGGTGGCTTTAAgtaggttttgtttttgtttttttaattatttatgaaCTTTAAAGTTGAGTTTGTTCAATTGagcaacatttgaaaaaaaatatttattttgttgtgtcaaATCTTAAATTTTCATCATACTCTAAATGTCCACTCTACTTTTACATCAACATCAGGTGACGCTAATTAAGCAGAGAGAGATTCACTTTGAGTTCTGTATCAATCAgttaattaacaatattttgatccATGTCATTTTGATCCAGGTCAATTCAATTCAACCTCTCTCAGCTTGACTTTGTACAGTAACACAGTACAAAAAAggggtgtgtgtatatatatatatatgtacacacatagCATTTgtatagcacacacacacacacacgcacacacacacacacacacacacacacacacacacacacacacacacacacatatatatatatatatatatatatatatatatatacacacacacatatgctggCCATTTCTTACatgtattcatttcattcatgcactcatttataattacattattaGTGCTACAATATAAGATATATTCAATTAATGTATACTTTTGCCTATACGGTATATACATCATTCATGTCAGAACTGAATGATTTCAGCATTAGCATGATCTGTTCTTTAGAGATgcattaatcgattagtcgatcaattTAGTTTATCAAGTTTATCcccagctattttgataattgattaattttggttccagctttttaaatgtgaatatgttttggtttctgtagtcctctatgatagccaactgaatatatttgggttgtggacaaatcaagacatttgaggtcgtatcttggactttgggaaacagtgatcaacatttttctgacattttatagaccaaacaataaatcgattaatcaagaaagtaaCTGACAAAtcaattgataataaaaataatcatagtTACAGCCTATTCTTGTATAAATTAAGATGAATTCTGAGTTATACAACGGGATGCAAGTTAAGTGACTCAGAAGGCCTTAGACAGGAAGTAACATGTCTCAtatctctgtttgtttacaaacaTAACATGTCGCCCTAAAGATATGAAACTTGCATTGTCCAAttcagacagagacaaagatggCGGCAGGAGTCAGCATGTGGCAAATAAAACTGTTTGATTATGTTCCTCCTCTGTCTTGATTTCTCAAttcttttgtttaattgtttagTAAAAAAAATGGTGATTTTCCTGGATAGATGCCTCCAGCTGGATTCCTTATCTTTTGCTCTTTCATTATCAGCTTTCCAACCCCCCACTCTGGACCTGAAAACATGAACCTGCTATCTGATTTCACATTCCAAATGTTTGAAAACTGAACAGATGGCTTcagattaaaaagaaatgttaaaaggaCAGTTTCACAACTtctcaaatctgtcttaaacaGTCGGGTATCCATATGACCACTGAAAGAAGTTTTcaatcctcctgttcatactcggtattaaaatgcatttaaaaggtttttttgaagcttatatgaggcttcagcggTTTGAGGTAGTCATatgaagtggatatctgccacatttacagtctttttagcatcaaattccctctttgtgtttccccagtgtttccctgttgagctgcggtgggagtataataacaaaaagagggactttggcactaaaaagactgtaactttgaaagatatttatttgatttgggTAATgtggacggctgaagcttcacattagcctcagataaacttttaaatacatttttgcgcagaaggaggactgtggattttgtctccatcacttacattaataaatacattatgaatggattctaatggtcagtatgaacaaaaaGAATGATAATGGCAAGAAAAACTTAttataatgttcatttgggcacctgactgttaaGACAGGCTTGAGAAACTGTGAACAAGTCCTTTAATTATCTACTTTATCTACTCTCTTATTTACTCTCTGCACCTCTTGACAAGTAATCATGACTGACATGACACcatgcaagagaaaaaaaacaattaacactTTTCCTTAATATCCGAGGCGGCTGCTCATCAACATCAAAGGACTTACGGGAAGTGCATTTTTCCATCTCGTATCCAAATCTTTCACCGTGCCGACAGAGGCGGAGGGTGCAGTAGATTCTGGGGGGGAAAGTCCCTCCCTGCCAGGGCTCTCTGCATTGGCTGGACCTGCATCGGATCCAGGCGAGCTGTCAGCCAATGAGAGGAGGCGCAGATGCAGGCAGAGCGGAGACCGACTTCACAGACCGGTCCGGTTAACGGTGGAGGAAAGACAGGACACGGAGAGGGAGTCTGCAGCCAGAGTCTTCtgcagaaatttaaaaaaaaaaaaaaaaaatctttaagtGTTTGCATCAAAATGGAGAAGAAAATCGCAGACTTTTCaggaaaatggaagatgaagtCTTCGGAAAATTTCGAGGAACTTTTGAAAGCGCTTGGtgagtaataaaacatttaggGTTTAGATATATATTCTTTCATTTGCATGgtgaaaatgccaaatatggtttccaaaacaagacaatgttgcattctttcttttccttctatgaataaaaaaaatgctttacatGCAAAACTCCTCTAACTTGCATGCAAGTTGGCACTCAAACAGCATATTGTTATCTGGTTTACCATCAACCATTCAATCTtttgttaaaatgcaaaaaaaaaggaaagtgaagCATCCTCTTTACAAAGACCTGTCAATCATTTTGTCAGCTGCATTATCAGATGGAAATCCAGTTGGCTTAGGGGTCAAATGGGGTGCAGCAGTGTCCTGAAGTGGCTCTCCCTGTGCCTTTCCCTGCTAACTCATGTCACTGGGAATATTAAACTACATGAGGCTGTAAAGGCTCAAGTCCTTTTTggggagagcaggagagaaagagagagagagagagaggggtcaGGTGAGGGCCAACCAGTGGCATCCATTAAAAATCTGAAGACAAATAGCCTGTGGAGGAATGTTAGATTAGACTCATCTGAAGCAGGGTCCTCCTCATGCGGTTGTAATTAGAGCCAGTGTAAACGGAACTAAGCCTCGACATGGGCCCCTGTAGCCAGCCAGCTCTGAGACTGACTTTCCTTCACCGCCCTGGGCCTCCCTGACCCAATCtggagctctgtgtgtgtgtatctgtgtgtgagtgtgtgagtgtgtgtgtgtgtgttacctcctTTAGTACCGCTACATGAGCAAATATGGTCAAATGAGATTTGTGGGTTAGTTCTGATCTCTCTGAAGCCAGTGAATAATGCTATGAATAATGGCAAAAAAAACTCCCCAGGcagtttacatttgttttacatttatcaaACATCACATCATCTCTACTGACCCAGCACATAGATGTTGATATAAGACGTTTATTCCATGTTTCAACCTGCACTATCCTGTTTATCTTGCTGCATAAATCCCATGTTCTGTAACTGCCTTATGTCACATCCATTTAAAGGTTTTTTGATCAATATCCTTTCACCTCAATGTAAGAGAAACCTCACTGAAGCTTCTATCAAACACAAATCAAGTTGTCATTGTTCCATAAGCTATCGTCTTTAcatattgtgttgtatttattgggaccatgtacagtgttaaacataaatgttaacatttgatgtactgcaccagatttagcttaaagctaattttcagtcctttacaattaaaacatgtaacagcacaataacaaacagtacaaagcaaaaaacacacaggacacattatacaacatacatcacatacacccacaatgtcaactagaaattaataatttaagtttgtcaaaataaaagtgAGATTATTTGTGTTCTTTACTAGACTCATCTCTTCACAgctccaaacaaaacaaaaacatctttgcaGTTGTGGAAAGATGACACTTGAAATATGGAGGGCTAACAAACAACATACCAGCCTCAGTCGAGTTGTGACTGACACAGAGCTGTGTGAATGATGACTGAATCATTCTGGAGTGAACTAACACTTTAACAATGTCACAGTCATAAGTCGTTTAACGATCATACCAgtggttttgcatgttgtaAAACCACATATGCTCCACTGGCAACCATTTTCCGAAGCATCCCACATATTTTAAGATTGATTTCCTCGGTTTCAGCTCACTCAGTGCAGCATTAAGGTGCAGAGACTAGGTAATTAATCATGGTGAACatttctttacctttttttttttttttccatcatgtcATCATTGTGTGGCGATACAGCAGCGCAGACATTTTTGGCAACTTCTCCTTGGTGTTGCATTCAAGTAAGATGTGacattaaattttaatgttgACATTTAACAGCTGCCAAAAAAAGCTTCACATTCACAAGCTACATTGTTAAAAAGGTAGTGACAGACAATAAGCAGTAGTTTCATTAAACACCAGGGGTGAAAAACTTTTCCAAATGTTCCCTGCTCATAACTGCATTagcactagagctgcaatgattagctGATAAATcagattagtcgatcaacaggaaatcaatcagcaactattttgataattgattaatcgttttcgagtcattttttaaaaagaaacacacccAAATTATCTGATTTTAGCCTcgaaaatgtgaatattttctggtttctttagttgtCTATGACAGCAAACTCtttggtcgggacaaaagaagacatttaagGACGTTACTTTGGTATTTGGAGAACAGTGACGACATTCTTTtagcattttctgacattttatagagcaaacgactaatcgattaatcaagaaaataatcgtcagattaattgacaatgaaaatagtcgttagttgcagctctgattaCCACACTGTGATAATGTAACATCCTAATAAaagtaaatgtgaaaaaatttTCACTGTGATGGGTCACCTATCTaaagaaaatataacatttctGCACGTTGGGAAGTGGGAAATTTTGGGGCAATAATGCAAAGCGTACCGCAGCTGCCAGTTTGATattacttgtgtttttctttggtcCCCTGTGTtcaggtgtgaatgtgttccTGAGGAAGATTGCAGTGACGGCGGCCTCCAGCCCAGCGGTGGAAATCACCCAGCAGGAAGAGAGCCTGTCCATTAAGACGTCCACCAGCGTCCGCACCACCAACGTCTCCTTCACTGTGGGTCAGTCCTTCAATGAGACCACAGTGGATGGGCGTCCCTGCACGGTACACATCACTGTAACATTCCTATATAATGTCAATGCATGCGTACTAGTGGGCTGCCTGGCCAAGCACAGCAGCTACAGTTCttctgcacagaaaaaaaaacatatggaaaTCATTTCAGTGCAACTCGATTCTTGATGATAATACAAGGATCTGttcttcgttttttttttttattctaagtGAGTGGTGAAGGACATTGCTTCTGACAGGCCATTAAAATGTTGTAACAGGCAGTTATCGGCCAAGCTTTACTAGCCCTAGCAGTGTCCAGAGCACTTCAATGATGTCAGTTATTCACATTCTTCTTATATGAATCCCTGCAGAGTTTTCCTAAGTGGGAAACAGACAGCAAGATCAGCTGCGAACAGACTTTACAGAAAGGTGAGGGACCCAAGACAGCGTGGACCCGAGAACTGACCAACGATGGAGAACTCATACTGGTAATAAGATTTTCTGGAGAGTGAATTTACATATGAGGTCAAAAAGACACTTAAACTAAACTTAAACTGTTTAGTCTGAGAGCTTCACcattttagaaacaaaaaaTCTGTCCCTTTTCTTTCAGACAATGACGGCCGGAGATGTTGTCTGCACCAGAGTTTACGAAAGGGAATGAGGAAATTTCAAGACTGTCATACAATACTCCTGTTTTGTGCCTTACGCATGGTTTACATTTACTCTCCTTTGTTTGTCTTTGGCTCCCCTAGTCAGTCAGATTTCAGATTGTCAAATCTTGCTCAAACAGTGAAAAGCTTCAACCAAAGCTGAATTTACTCTTCATGTATAATATAGAAATGTCAtacattcctttttttaaaaagctttattGCAGTGTCTAAATCCTTTCTCACGTTGTTAATAAACTGTTTTATATGAATTAACTccatgatttgatttttttttcttgaaaagcTATAtgtattttccatttcaaacaGGCTCCCTTTACGCCGCCTCCTCCCATTCCCTTGTCTTCCCTCTACATATCACTTTACATCGCTGTCTGCTATTTGTACTCTCCTGATTATTCCACACCCTCTCCCCTCCATCTTTCCAATCCACCTTGTCCTCTGTGTGCTCCCTCGTCATCATAGCTCACTACAATATGTGCTCAATTAGCCTGAAAACTCCCAAAGacaattttgtacatttcatatGAGGGCCACTGTGAGACACATTTTGGCAAAGACAAGGAGGAAACAGGGAGTGGAAAGGAAATGAGTGAGGGAAAGAGAAGGGAGACTATTTCATAGCATCAGGAGAAAgtctgcttctttttctcccttttcccAGCTGTACCTACTTACACAATGAGCTCAATAAAAAagtccttctcctctttttctggCTTTGCACCCAGGTATTAAGTGGCTTTCTTTTTACCATCCACTTTTCAACATAAtgtatacaaaaaaaaagtagaaaaccAGTCTTGAAATGTGAGAAGACATGATTATGAGCTAAAAATGATAGATTCAACAGTCTTCAGAATCATTTACTCGCCTAAAAACTCAAGATGATGGTTCAATCTGGGGTGGACTTCACCTTCACCTTGTGAAAAATGAACCTTCAGGGGTCTCTCAGGCACTTCCTGAGGAGAGTGCTGCAACGGTTCACTAGCAGTGATGGTTTTTCCAGGTTTTCAAACAGTGTGCAGACAAGCGACCCTATGAAGTGCTTCCcagtgtatacacacacacacagcgcagaGCAGGCAGCAGAACGACTGGGCCTCCTCCAGGATGAATGTTCTCAATAACCTCATCGTGTAAATGTCCGCACACAGTTTATATGTGTCTATatgagtgtgagagaggaagaagagagtgGAAATATTATGTGTGACCAAGTATGCAAGGCTTACACAACTTCCCTCATACATTCTTTTTTGTCTCACAGGCAGAAAAGTATGTTTTCAATGGCCTCAGTGAAGCCAATGTTATTGTGTAAGCGCTTGTCGAAACCGCAGCGCCTTAACTGCACTCTGGGGTGGATGGAAAGTTCTCTGCTATTTGCTCAATCAGAAAATTgagcattacacacacacacatttacacacatacatccatGTGCACTGTATTCTGTATAAATGACCCCTTTGACTTATGGTTGTTATCCTCGCAGGAGCGGGCCAAACCGCCCGGTCCCTCCTTGTTAGTCGGGTCACTTTCCACACACAACTGTTATGCCAGTTCATTCCTCAGGCAGTGATGTCATTGGAGCCTTGCGTTGCTCGATTGGTCGAGGAATGCTGCGGTTTTTTGGAACCAGGAGACACCCAAGTCCGGCTTTTTTGGTCCGGGGCCATCTGGACCAATCGTGACATGGCCGTGAGAGGAAATGATGAGTCACAGGAGTCAGCTGCCAAACACAGATGCTGCTAAAGAAGGTCATGAGGATAAACGACGTGAAGCCGGCAAGCCAAGCACGTCGAGGCAGACAACACAAGCGATGATACATGCAGAagcttttgtcattatttatacGATCTGTTTAAGGTGTCAAAATGGCTTCTCATTCTTTGGTATCTGTTTGGTATGCATGTCACCGCTATTTCCACCCCAGCTTCCACATGTGGGCTTTGTTTCTTTATGGCTGCCCATTAAGTAATCTCATTGGTTGCATTCCTAAATTAAAGTTTCACTTTGACTTGGCGTTACCACTTAGGCCAGTATTAGAAACACCAATTAGACACGTCTTTTAGTTCTTTTGTTTTGCCATCATATCTTGACCCCTGCCAGGACCCCAAAATCAGGGAACCCAAATTGGGGGAACCAGCAAACACACAACCTTTACTCTGCTACTCCTTCCACTACACACTTAATGTACACATTCTTTCCGTAAAGTGTTTTTAACATCTCTTGCACACAGTTTAAGAGTACTGGTAAGGTCAGTAAATATGAGTTTTCctagttttatttaaattttaaacctTCTATTTATACCTTTTCTTTCGTAGGACAAAGAGTACtaattgcacattttgtacttgtacttggacttactgtattttctttatattgcagatttgtttttgttatacTTATTGGATTTCGTTGTTTTTTGCACAGTCTTATGATGCTTGTTGCCCCTTCACTTGTCAGAGTACATTCTGTGGTGCGATGAATACAAATCCTTGAATCCTTGAATATTGAGTATTGATAAGTGGTTCCTCACATATTTGGCTTGTGAtcttttaaatgcaaaacaatggCTACACTGGACCCCTTCTCATGGgttacatatatgtgtgtgagtgagcatTTCAACATAagaattattttccttttcagatTGTGTGCTACGCCCAAAAGGTAAAGATATGCAttattttacaagaaaattatgagaaaaagtGTAGACACGTAGCTATTAAGTTTGTGTagcataaatatgtttttcttctttcacatCCCATTAAATAATCCACAATTTCtcagttttatcattttcaaCATCACACATGCTGTGCAGTCAAAAATTATTCAACCCCACAGAACTTTAATTAAGACTCTAGTGGAGATCCTAAAGTTTTAAAGAGATATCAAATATGTCAGGCTGAACCTTGATGTTCAGTGATGCATAAGACATCAAGAACATTCCCAATTAATGGTGCTGccacaaaaaaacatggagtcttgtgtttgaatatttcactcaagGTAAACACATAAATCCAGACCTGGAACAAGCTGATAAAGAATATAAATGTGAGACAATGAGgagtaagatttttttttaagatatatgttttaaaagttaatttacaataattaaaaaaaactggatgTTACAGCATTATGAATATCATTGGTTAGATGATGTAGGTCCTCTGGTTATAGCCCCAGTTTACAAATACTGTATTCATTGTGAGTTAATATGTGAATATTCATGCATAAATACACCGTTCATATGTGTGCAGATGTGTTCATGGATAATCGGGGGTACAGTAACAgggaatgtacagtatgtgcactaACAAGCCtgtatttgtactgtatgtgtgcatgacaGGCTGTCCGGCCTATGTGTTTATAATTGAATCATATGACTGCCCTCACCCATGTGACCCCATGTGACTTGTAGGGGagaagaatttttttaaaaagttctgCCTGGATTGTACGAAGGCATTAGGCCATGAAATAAGTATAAAGCAGTGAAACTAAAGGTGTAATCCTTCCTGCTGCGGCTCGACCTGTGACTGCCAGGTCAGAGAAGTACAAAGAGAAACCTATCAAGTGGTCCTATTAGCAGGTATTTTGTATATAAGCCACAGCCATAAGGAAACAAGAGAGGTGTGCTTTCCACAATATTAATTCTAGATAAGTCACATTTAATAACTCTTTTAGGTAAAGACAGGATTAAGTATGAGTAgcaaatgtaacaaaacatgaaaaaaggaTCTACTTTTTCACCTGAGTTGCTGCATCTCTAAGTTACCTGAGGTTTAAAATCTTATTTCTGGATTTCAGAGGTCAAAGCAGTGGGAAAATATTCCTTCAAGGCAAAAGAGTGACATCTACTGGAAGAGGaggtaaatatttttatattatcaaaACAGCGTTATGTGATAATTATCTAACAGTTATATAAACAAAGCCACACAAAGACTAAGATTTAGTCCACAGCAAAATGTTGCTTGCTCATGTTTTCAGTGAGACTTT contains these protein-coding regions:
- the crabp2b gene encoding cellular retinoic acid-binding protein 2b — its product is MQAERRPTSQTGPVNGGGKTGHGEGVCSQSLLQKFKKKKKKSLSVCIKMEKKIADFSGKWKMKSSENFEELLKALGVNVFLRKIAVTAASSPAVEITQQEESLSIKTSTSVRTTNVSFTVGQSFNETTVDGRPCTSFPKWETDSKISCEQTLQKGEGPKTAWTRELTNDGELILTMTAGDVVCTRVYERE